From the genome of Plasmodium malariae genome assembly, chromosome: 9, one region includes:
- the DPAP1 gene encoding dipeptidyl aminopeptidase 1, putative has protein sequence MQRGRGIFNFAIILLHIFFVHLTLADLPIHVEIKDLIGKWKIYKTNTSPTITTCGSTQPNSNLYNINIKDYKKYLIDNHYQFASEMYVILSDDFVRYGDYYDTKENEHRKNWNVLAVYDEHKRVIGTWTTICDEGFEIRLGKETYTAIMHYDPSGYCSELRDDDETDANGETDCYNTNFNKIRYGWLDVLNPNNERVYGCFYAERYRPHTDSVNEEGGQNSSNDNSTVVTTNKVQLSPSFTSGVSIHAVLNAHNAQYTTSSANLVPPTFTKRKHTTYNVNSELYWHKLKHSAKKKPLSKLFNFNEQQKYACPCNADEQVQDVVNSGSSNNPVSPNFLQVGNKSDINLNNKSNDNDEGTNELDLENYEDVEKSPHRELEIDELPKNFTWGDPFNNNTREYEVINQLQCGSCYIASEMYVFKRRIEIGLTKNVDKKYLNDFDDVLSMQTVLSCSFYDQGCNGGYPFLVAKLAKLQGIPLNKVFPYTGKNEMCPYNVVKDVLGLYNGNKHGNETAESTGNIKMTNKLREIKSIFNENGEYDMHERFDYLSSADPEKWYIKDYNYIGGCYGCNQCNGEKIMMNEIYKNGPIVASFEASSDFYDYADGVYYVKDFPHAKRCTINFSNDRNSGNNKNNNVVYNITGWEKVNHAIVIVGWGEEEINGKLYKFWIGRNSWGRNWGKDGYFKIIRGVNFSGIESQSLFIEPDFTRGAGKILLEKLKNA, from the coding sequence ATGCAGAGAGGTCGGGGCATATTCAATTTtgcaataattttattgcatatttttttcgtacATTTGACGTTAGCCGATTTACCTATTCATGTGGAAATAAAAGATTTGATTGGAAAgtggaaaatatataagacgAACACGTCCCCCACAATAACTACTTGTGGATCTACTCAACCCAATAgcaatttatataatataaacataaaagatTATAAGAAGTATTTAATTGATAATCATTATCAATTTGCATCTGAAatgtatgtaatattatCCGACGATTTTGTACGATATGGCGATTACTATGATACGAAAGAGAATGAACATAGAAAAAATTGGAATGTATTAGCAGTATATGATGAACATAAAAGAGTCATAGGTACATGGACTACTATATGTGATGAAGGATTTGAAATAAGATTAGGAAAAGAAACATATACAGCTATAATGCATTATGATCCTTCTGGATATTGTAGTGAGCTTAGAGATGATGATGAAACGGATGCTAATGGGGAAACTGACTGTTATAatactaattttaataaaataagatatgGATGGCTAGATGTATTGAACCCAAACAATGAACGTGTATATGGTTGCTTCTATGCTGAAAGATATCGTCCACATACTGACAGTGTAAATGAAGAGGGAGGACAGAACAGTAGCAACGACAACTCCACAGTTGTAACAACAAATAAGGTACAACTGAGCCCCAGTTTTACCAGTGGAGTTAGTATTCACGCAGTACTGAATGCTCATAATGCACAATATACCACCAGCTCTGCAAATTTGGTACCCCCTACTTTTACAAAAAGAAAGCATACCACATATAATGTGAACAGTGAGTTATATTGGCATAAGTTGAAACATTCCGCAAAAAAGAAACCACtatcaaaattatttaattttaatgagcAACAGAAATATGCTTGTCCATGTAATGCAGATGAGCAAGTACAAGATGTAGTAAATAGTGGAAGTTCTAATAATCCAGTTTCCCCTAACTTTTTACAAGTAGGAAATAAGTCAGATATaaatttgaataataaatctaatgataatgatgaaGGAACAAATGAATTAGATTTAGAAAATTATGAAGACGTAGAAAAATCTCCTCATAGAGAGTTAGAAATAGATGAACTgccaaaaaattttacatggGGTGATCCTTTTAATAACAATACAAGAGAGTATGAAGTCATAAATCAATTACAATGTGGATCTTGTTATATTGCATCTgaaatgtatgtatttaaaagaagaattgAAATAGGCCTTACAAAAAATGTAGacaagaaatatttaaacgACTTTGACGATGTTTTGTCAATGCAAACTGTATTGTCATGTTCATTTTATGATCAAGGATGTAATGGTGGATATCCATTCTTAGTAGCTAAGTTAGCAAAATTGCAAGGAATACCATTAAACAAAGTTTTCCCATACACAGGAAAGAATGAAATGTGCCCTTATAATGTGGTTAAAGATGTACTAGGACTCTACAATGGTAATAAACATGGTAATGAAACTGCTGAATCCACTGGTAACATAAAAATGACTAACAAGTTAAGGGAGATAAAATCAATATTTAATGAGAATGGTGAATATGATATGCATGAACGTTTCGATTATTTATCAAGTGCAGATCCAGAAAAATGGTATATAAAGGATTATAATTACATTGGTGGATGTTATGGATGTAATCAATGTAATggtgaaaaaattatgatgaatgaaatatataagaatggTCCAATTGTAGCATCATTTGAAGCATCTTCCGATTTTTACGACTATGCAGATGGagtatattatgtaaaagaTTTCCCTCATGCCAAAAGATGTACAATCAATTTCAGCAATGATAGAAATAgtggtaataataagaataataatgtggtatataatataacaggATGGGAAAAGGTTAACCATGCTATAGTTATCGTTGGATGGGGGGAGGAAGAAATTAATGGAAAACTTTACAAATTTTGGATTGGTCGAAATAGTTGGGGTAGGAATTGGGGAAAAGATGGatactttaaaattattagagGTGTTAATTTCAGTGGTATTGAGAGTCAGTCCCTATTTATTGAACCTGATTTTACACGAGGTGCCGGTAAAATCCTTTTGGAAAAGTTGAAGAATGCCTAG
- the HSP101 gene encoding heat shock protein 101, putative — translation MIRKFLKSYIFILSTLFFLYKSNLGLCSADNNQGNENYLNRTINILNAGKSIAKRYGHSQLKPIHILTALAKSDYGSNLLKENNVNASNLKEYIDSALEQTRVGAPLDNKVRITYSDEVKEVLAEAEALASKYKSQKVDVEHLLIGLMTDELVNEILNEVYLTDEAVKGVLKSKLEKTKKDKDGKLGNLYIEQFGSNLNEKVRNGKLNGIYGRDEEIRAVIESLLRYNKNSPVLVGHPGTGKTTIVEGLVYRIEKGDVPKELLGYTVISLNFRKFTSGTSYRGEFESRMKNIIKELKNKKNKIILFVDEIHLLLGAGKAEGGADAANLLKPVLSKGEIKLIGATTIAEYRKFIESCSAFERRFEKVLVEPPSVENTIKILRSLKSKYESFYNIRITDKALVAAVKVSDRFVKDRYLPDKAIDLLNKACSFLQVQLSGKPRIIDVTEREIERLSYEISTLEMDVDKVSKRKYNKLIKDFEEKKESLKKYYEEYVISGERLKRKKEIEKKLNELKELVQNYIYANKEPPIELQNSLKEAQEKYMEVYKETLAYIEAKTHNAMNVDALYQEHVSYIYLRDSGMPLGSLSFESSKGALKLYNSLSKSIIGNEDIIKSLSDAVVKAATGMKDPEKPIGTFLFLGPTGVGKTELAKTLAVELFSSKDNLIRVNMSEFTEAHSVSKITGSPPGYVGFSDSGQLTEAVRERPHSVVLFDELEKAHADVFKVLLQILGDGYINDNHRRNIDFSNTIIIMTSNLGAELFKKKLFFDADNSDTPEYKRVFEDLRIQLIKKCKKVFKPEFVNRIDKIGIFEPLNKKNLHQIVKLRFKKLEKRLEEKNIRISVSEKAIDYIIDQSYDPELGARPTLIFIESVIMTKFAIMYLKKELVDDMDVHVDYNKAADNLVINLSMT, via the exons ATGATAaggaaatttttaaagagctatattttcattttatcaaccttattttttttgtataagaGTAACCTAGGGCTTTGCTCAGCAGATAACAATCAGGGG AATGAAAATTACCTAAACAGAACTATAAACATTTTGAATGCAGGAAAGAGCATAGCTAAGCGATATGGTCATAGCCAATTAAAGCCAATACATATCTTGACAGCTTTGGCAAAGAGCGACTATG GTTCAAATTTACTCAAGGAGAATAATGTGAATGCCAGTAATTTGAAGGAATACATAGACTCAGCTTTGGAGCAAACTAGAGTTGGAGCG CCTCTGGACAATAAAGTTAGGATCACATACTCGGACGAAGTAAAGGAGGTTCTAGCAGAAGCAGAAGCATTGGCAAGCAAATATAAAAGTCAGAAGGTAGATGTAGAGCATCTGCTAATTGGTTTGATGACAGATGAACTTGTAAACGAGATTCTAAATGAGGTGTATTTAACAGATGAAGCTGTAAAAGGAGTGTTAAAAAGTAAGttagaaaaaacaaagaaagaTAAAGATGGGAAATTaggaaatttatatatagaacaATTTGGTtcaaatttaaatgaaaaggtAAGAAATGGAAAATTAAATGGTATATATGGAAGAGATGAAGAAATAAGGGCTGTGATAGAATCATTATTAAGATATAATAAGAATAGTCCAGTTTTAGTTGGTCATCCAGGTACAGGTAAAACTACTATAGTAGAAGGTCTTGTGTATAGAATAGAAAAAGGGGATGTACCAAAGGAGTTATTAGGATATACAGTTATTAGTTtaaattttagaaaatttaCATCCGGAACATCATATAGAGGAGAATTTGAATcaagaatgaaaaatattataaaagaattaaaaaataaaaagaataaaattatcttATTTGTTGAtgaaatacatttattactAGGTGCAGGTAAAGCAGAAGGAGGTGCTGATGCAgctaatttattaaaaccTGTTTTATCAAAGGgagaaattaaattaattggAGCAACGACTATAGCTgaatatagaaaatttattGAAAGCTGTTCAGCATTTGAACGAAGATTTGAAAAAGTTTTAGTTGAACCACCTTCTGTTGAAAATACAATCAAAATTTTAAGAtcattaaaaagtaaatatgaAAGCTTTTATAATATTCGTATTACAGATAAAGCATTAGTTGCTGCTGTAAAGGTGTCTGATCGTTTTGTTAAAGACAGATATTTACCAGATAAAGCTATTGACTTATTAAATAAAGCTTGTTCCTTTTTACAAGTACAGTTGTCAGGTAAGCCAAGAATTATAGATGTAACTGAAAGAGAAATAGAAAGATTATCCTACGAAATTAGTACATTAGAAATGGATGTTGATAAGGtatcaaaaagaaaatataataaactaaTTAAAGATtttgaagagaaaaaagaatcattaaaaaaatattatgaagaaTATGTCATATCTGGAGAAAGgttaaagagaaaaaaagaaatcgaaaaaaaattaaatgaattaaaagaattagtacagaattatatatatgcaaataaagAACCACCTATAGAATTACAGAATAGCTTAAAAGAAGcacaagaaaaatatatggaagTATATAAAGAAACATTAGCTTATATTGAGGCAAAAACACATAATGCTATGAATGTTGATGCTTTGTATCAAGAACATGTTTCTTATATCTATTTAAGAGATTCTGGTATGCCCCTTGGTTCCTTGTCCTTTGAATCATCAAAAGGtgctttaaaattatataatagtttATCTAAATCTATTATAGGTAATGAAGATATTATTAAATCGTTAAGTGATGCAGTTGTTAAAGCAGCAACAGGTATGAAGGATCCAGAAAAACCAATAGGTACCTTTCTATTCTTAGGACCTACTGGTGTGGGTAAAACAGAATTAGCCAAAACTTTAGCAGTTGAATTATTTAGTTCTAAGGATAATTTAATTCGTGTGAATATGTCTGAATTTACTGAAGCACATTCTGTTTCTAAAATTACTGGTAGTCCACCAGGATATGTAGGGTTTAGTGATTCTGGTCAGTTAACCGAAGCAGTTAGAGAAAGACCACATTCAGTTGTTCTTTTTGATGAATTAGAAAAAGCTCATGCTGATGTTTTTAAAGTtcttttacaaattttagGAGATGgttatattaatgataatCATAGAAGAAATATTGATTTTTCAAAcaccattattattatgacaTCTAACTTAGGTGcagaattatttaaaaagaaattattctTTGATGCAGATAATTCAGATACACCGGAATATAAAAGAGTTTTTGAAGATCTTAGAATTCaactaattaaaaaatgtaaaaaagtgTTTAAACCAGAATTCGTTAACAGAATTGACAAAATTGGTATTTTTGAaccattaaataaaaagaatttacaTCAAATTGTTAAGttaagatttaaaaaattagaaaaacgtttagaagaaaaaaatatacgtatTTCTGTATCAGAAAAAGCTATTGACTATATTATTGACCAGTCCTATGATCCAGAATTAGGAGCAAGACCAActcttatatttattgaaagTGTTATTATGACGAAATTTGCAATAATGTACTTAAAGAAAGAGTTAGTTGATGATATGGATGTACATGTTGACTACAACAAAGCGGCCGACAATTTGGTTATAAATCTTTCAATGACATAA
- the PmUG01_09026200 gene encoding conserved Plasmodium protein, unknown function: protein MSYNKNYGGQFMGLRQSADKNDDNKLNDQKLQRMFKKNDKKNAEKVIFSLSELRGINIPEIQDGEIYFFCTVIFDNDEVKVSMEKSNHNSSLVLGQYLHEYYTLEFNEEIVLNIPENSNFVRCYVSCLTVTNIEGQRNIKLEGIGYTDPYKIKECHVYPYTRCKLNTALGAVETKGTLKMCVKCVDRFHPSEEKEMKPFNVIEEFKKRLEE from the exons atgtcaTATAACAAGAATTATGGAGGGCAGTTCATGGGACTTCGCCAGTCAGCAG ATAAAAACGATGACAACAAATTAAATGATCAAAAATTACAGagaatgtttaaaaaaaatgataaaaaaaatgcagaaaaggttattttttccttatcagAATTAAG gggAATAAATATACCCGAAATACAAGATGGAGAGATATACTTTTTCTGCACAGTAATATTTGATAATGATGAAGTGAAAGTG TCAATGGAAAAGTCAAATCACAACTCTTCGCTGGTCCTAGGCCAATATTTGCATGAATATTACACGCTTGAATTTAATGAAGAG ATCGTTTTAAACATCCCCGAAAATTCAAACTTTGTAAGATGTTACGTTTCATGTCTCACAGTGACCAACATAGAAGGACAGAGAAACATCAAGCTCGAGGGAATAGGCTATACAGAtccatataaaattaaagaatgcCAT GTATATCCATATACAAGGTGTAAGCTAAATACAGCATTGGGAGCTGTGGAAACAAAAG GCACTTTAAAAATGTGTGTTAAGTGTGTAGATAGATTTCATCCGTCTGAGGAGAAAGAGATGAAACCTTTTAACGTGATAGAAGAGTTTAAAAAAAGACTTGAAGAATAA
- the PmUG01_09026300 gene encoding conserved Plasmodium protein, unknown function, with product MSEYKIKSSYFSKKNKVLILICAIFFSCSTHIFKNMFPFLFMLAGIRKDYTSTKLTEKKNYIGQVKNQYHNYLNNYVSYANNHDSEEREKDNVYDKKYLFLSNVNCALHNMYRENIGVHNFYPHNEYYKYDKEEDPKNKMNKQSIYIYSNILSLIYFSSLITYVFILFFNLSKKSYILNSFYVLNLISHFIIFLILSDIQIYNENLNYDLYMQTQKQKKNYTLFFTAQNNENIVNCYDPELKKKEINFFFKKNLENRLNFNSLFFSNSLEMSNYLFILQRREISIYPSEMEDGSMSSDKKKVVGNTINFAYTTDDKQEVRSEMLNRRSNSSTVTENSNARDTNNSSFINGINSSINYGINDRINNGINSNSKGYLKHLFYVFIVISSVCSGYIKIYQKKILYCVFYVNIGVITSLLILMNSLFKLLAHSLNFVVTNNNADTDIRDYIVMFLFIDLLGFMMTIVFTYKWISQKYLWDNLYKIFYNYKYTCFYLNETYYIYSTDKNIDNILVHIHMCEDKNVEISFCAYTSLEKSIFYEYYLLNKFRNNKLSNNKLSIIEIKDKPFEVSTTYNIKRNSRVGKPQLKGINHGKSERSGINGSSGINGSSGINGSSGINGRSGINGRSGINGSSGINGRSGINGRSGINGRSGINDTFTRRKNHSYTMKPYKICIEAVNSLIAIEHDTINASYQETNKENVPYNPSSNNNVNSEMLDSKRNIGKSVYYDGIERNDGVVVNAQEEAQDYVDAYVHIPDKDILNGSENNLAYSRTANNGKKKWIKKEAVHFLNVTEGGKEEEKGEEEKGETVKKYVTGGKHETGLHSSTDNRNIGTNEIFNINSKRHVVNHLDERHKERGDNNNLGAENLSEKENYEEEDQKIEKGEKNSLLTPTYYEEDKYLYCDDLELSYDDKDNSPLLLNKYKERYKIKNIFIIYEKVKTFFSSFTFFFFFFIFIYAFLLSIMHIFVNYFFYIYLIVFNINIYVSNIYTILMTFVSLLAIPFSGYIIDNIGSFLSLLLSSSLFILIAISGSIYCYKFNINSDVLAFLFFNLIGISESIIPTVIISQIPTHLCVKNNESITSAFALFEVVTMIIISINHYLFGYYLIKQEYLKGLYVLFVFVILVIILILMLIVTIYFKKRRYVHAFKGANNFDLMQPLL from the exons ATGTCGGAGTATAAGATTAAGagttcatatttttccaaaaaaaataaggtcTTAATTCTGATATgtgcaatttttttctcGTGTTCCACTCACATATTTAAGAACATGtttccctttttatttatgctaGCGGGAATAAGAAAAGATTATACTAGTACAAAACtaacggaaaaaaaaaattatattggtCAGGTAAAAAATCAGTACCAcaattatttgaataattaCGTCAGTTATGCAAACAATCATGATAGTGAAGAGAGGGAAAAAGATAATGtgtatgataaaaaatatttatttttaagcaATGTAAATTGCGCTCTACATAATATGTATAGAGAAAATATTGGTGTACATAACTTTTACCCACACAAtgaatattacaaatatgaTAAAGAGGAGGAcccaaaaaacaaaatgaacaaacagtcgatatatatttatagtaaCATATTgtctttaatatattttagctCACTAAtaacatatgtatttattttattttttaatttgagtaaaaaaagttatattttaaatagttTTTATGTATTGAACTTGATttctcattttattatttttttaattttaagtgatatacaaatatacaacGAGAATTTAAATTATGACTTGTACATGCAAacacaaaaacaaaaaaaaaattatactttattttttactgcacaaaataatgaaaatattgtgAATTGTTATGACCCTGagttaaagaaaaaagagattaattttttttttaaaaagaatttagaAAATAGGTTAAATTTTAACAGCTTATTCTTTTCAAATAGTTTGGAAATGTCCaattatttgttcattttgcaACGGAGGGAGATATCCATTTATCCTAGTGAAATGGAAGATGGGTCCATGTCGTCTGACAAAAAGAAGGTAGTGGGGAACACGATCAATTTTGCCTACACAACAGACGACAAACAGGAGGTTAGAAGTGAAATGCTGAATCGAAGGAGTAATAGCAGCACCGTTACAGAGAATAGTAATGCTAGAGATACTAACAACAGCAGCTTCATTAATGGAATTAATAGCAGCATCAATTATGGCATTAATGACAGAATCAATAATGGTATTAATAGCAACAGCAAGGGGTACTTGAAGCATTTGTTCTACGTGTTCATCGTGATAAGTTCTGTATGTAGCGgatatataaagatatatcaaaagaaaatattgtaCTGTGtgttttatgtaaatataggTGTTATAACATCGTTGTTGATTCTTATGAAcagtttatttaaattattggCACATTCGTTAAATTTTGTAGTAACAAACAATAATGCTGATACAGATATAAGGGACTACATagttatgtttttatttatagacTTATTAGGGTTTATGATGACAATAGTTTTTACCTATAAGTGGATTAGTCAAAAATATTTGTgggataatttatataaaattttttataattataaatatacttgtTTCTACTTGAACGaaacttattatatatactcaaCTGACAAGAATATTGACAACATACTtgttcatatacatatgtgtgaAGACAAAAATGTCGAAATAAGTTTTTGTGCCTACACAAGTCTGGAAAAGTCCATTTTTTATGAGTACTATCTCCTGAACAAGTtcagaaataataaattaagtaATAACAAACTTAGTATTATTGAAATCAAAGATAAACCTTTTGAAGTTAGTACCacgtataatattaaaaggaACTCAAGAGTAGGTAAACCACAATTAAAGGGCATCAACCATGGGAAAAGCGAACGAAGCGGAATAAACGGAAGTAGCGGAATAAACGGAAGTAGCGGAATAAACGGAAGTAGCGGAATAAACGGAAGAAGCGGAATAAACGGAAGAAGCGGAATAAACGGAAGTAGCGGAATAAACGGAAGAAGCGGAATAAACGGAAGAAGCGGAATAAACGGAAGAAGCGGAATAAACGATACCTTTACTAGGAGGAAGAACCACAGTTATACCATGAAGCCTTACAAAATTTGCATTGAAGCCGTTAACAGTTTAATTGCCATAGAGCACGATACTATTAATGCTTCTTATCAAGAAACTAACAAAGAAAATGTACCATATAACCCTAGTTCGAACAATAACGTAAACTCTGAAATGTTAGAcagtaaaagaaatatagGCAAATCCGTTTACTACGACGGGATCGAGAGGAATGATGGAGTTGTTGTAAATGCACAAGAGGAAGCACAGGATTATGTAGATGCTTATGTACATATTCCAGATAAAGATATACTTAATGGTAGTGAAAATAATTTGGCGTATTCGAGAACCGCAAATaatggaaagaaaaaatggataaagaAGGAAGCGGTGCACTTTTTGAACGTTACTGAGGGCGGAAAGGAAGAGGAGAAAggggaagaagaaaaaggagaaactgtaaaaaaatatgttacaGGTGGAAAACACGAAACAGGTTTACATAGCTCAACTGATAATCGAAACATAGGaacaaatgaaatatttaatatcaaTTCAAAACGTCATGTTGTAAATCATTTAGACGAACGGCATAAAGAAAGAGGAGATAACAACAATTTAGGTGCAGAGAACTTATCTGAAAAGGAAAACTACGAGGAAGAGGATCAAAAGATCGAAAAGGGCGAAAAGAACTCCTTGTTGACCCCGACTTACTATGAGGAAGACAAATATTTGTACTGTGATGACTTGGAGTTATCTTATGATGATAAAGATAACTCACCTTTGTTACTTAACAAATACAAagaaagatataaaattaaaaatatatttataatatatgaaaaagtgaaaacatttttttcttcgttcactttttttttctttttttttatatttatatatgcttttttattatcaattatgcacatattcgtaaactattttttttatatatatttaattgtatttaatataaatatttatgtgtctaatatttatactattCTTATGACCTTTGTTTCACTGTTAGCTATACCCTTTTCTGGATATATCATTGACAATATAGGCTCTTTTCTCTCTCTGCTTTTATCTTCTtcccttttcattttaattgcCATATCTGGATCAATATATTGTTACAAGTTCAATATAA ATTCGGACGTCTTAGCCTTTTTGTTCTTCAACTTAATAG gTATTAGTGAATCCATTATCCCCACGGTTATTATTTCCCAAATACCTACGCACTTGTG cgtaaaaaataatgagagTATTACCTCTGCCTTTGCCCTATTTGAGGTGGTTACaatgataattataagtataaatCATTATCTTTTTGGCTATTACTTGATTAAGCAag AGTACTTGAAGGGCCTATATGTATTATTCGTCTTTGTTATTCTAGTTATTATCCTTATATTAATGCTAATAGttacaatttattttaaaaaaagaagatatgtGCATGCATTTAAGGGTGCAAATAATTTTGACCTGATGCAACCACTTCTTTAG
- the PmUG01_09026400 gene encoding deubiquinating/deneddylating enzyme, putative, with translation MQKENEDVGEWCLIESNPCIFFDMLYRMGAKNISVEDVYDMEYFDDYINNKDKISIHNILSAEEYKSEGDKVSDSENGMKSSCAEDKTIYKNNICIETKYNKLLKNNSYIYGIIFLFNIGKNYKRNKYIEHDVPENLFFAKQVISNACATQAILSIVLNKDIGLCAEIKNIKSFSRNFDSSMKGLTLSNCNFLRNIHNSYKTPIYIDKEDHLDDKKRSHDAFHFVSYIQYDDRVYLLDGLQEGPVLIGEEGTPVGEADPVGEKKNWIDLAREHIKKEINEMCNSKDDRENRFNILTIIKDKQSIIQNFLNIHRIIRQRTNIKLISLGENIELNDEINEDDYNSANLPSVDDLPDDVNKLYDILQNANFEIDYLERLLNEQIEIKNMWNKERTFKFFNFYPFIMSSLNLMAKHKILKDSYQKEKLKKSTA, from the coding sequence ATGCAGAAGGAGAATGAGGACGTCGGAGAGTGGTGCTTGATCGAAAGCAACCCATGCATTTTCTTCGATATGTTATATAGGATGGGGGCAAAAAACATATCAGTAGAAGATGTATACGATATGGAATATTTTGatgattatataaataacaaagataagataagtatacataatatactaAGTGCTGAAGAGTATAAGAGTGAAGGCGATAAAGTAAGTGATAGTGAAAATGGGATGAAGAGCAGTTGTGCAGAagataaaacaatatataagaataacatatgtatagaaactaaatataataaattgttaaaaaacAATAGCTATATTTATGgtattatattcttattcAATATagggaaaaattataaaaggaataaatatatagaacaTGACGTTCccgaaaatttattttttgcaaaGCAGGTTATTTCTAATGCATGTGCAACACAAGCAATATTATCTATCGTTTTGAATAAGGATATTGGACTATGTgctgaaataaaaaatataaaatcgTTTAGTAGAAATTTTGATAGTTCTATGAAAGGACTCACATTATCAAACTGCAACTTTCTTCGTAATATTCATAATTCGTATAAGACgcctatatatatagataaagaGGACCATCTggatgataaaaaaagatcGCATGAtgcttttcattttgtttcttACATACAATACGATGATAGGGTTTACTTGTTAGACGGATTGCAAGAAGGACCAGTCTTGATAGGTGAGGAAGGAACACCAGTGGGGGAAGCAGACCCAgtgggagaaaaaaaaaattggatcGATCTTGCCAGGGAGcacattaaaaaagaaattaatgaaatgTGCAACTCAAAGGATGATAGAGAAAACAggtttaatattttaactatTATAAAAGATAAGCAAAgtattattcaaaattttcttaacATCCATAGAATTATCAGACAGAgaacaaatattaaattaataagttTAGGTGAAAATATTGAACTAAATGATGAAATTAATGAAGATGATTATAATTCTGCGAATTTACCTTCCGTCGATGATTTACCTGAtgatgtaaataaattatatgatattttacaaaatgcAAATTTTGAAATTGACTATTTAGAAAGACTTTTAAATGAACagatagaaataaaaaatatgtggaATAAAGAACGCACTTTTAAATTCTTCAATTTTTACCCATTTATCATGTCTTCTCTCAATCTTATGGCcaaacataaaattttaaaagatagctaccaaaaggaaaaactaaaaaaatcaACGGCCTGA